The genomic interval TCCGGCCTGCTCGCCTTGCGTGCCGCCGCGGCCGCCGGCATCAGCATCACCTACAAGATCCTCTATAATGACGCAGTCGCGATGACCGGCGGCCAGCCGGCCGAAGGCAGTTTTAACGTCGCGCAGATCGCGCATCAGGTCTGGGCCGAAGGCGTCAAGCGGCTTGCGATCGTCTCCGACGATCCCGAAAAGTATCCCGCCGGCAATTACTTCCCGCAAGGCGCGAGCGTCCACCACCGCCGCGAGCTCGATGCCGTGCAGCGCGAGATGCGCGACATCAAGGGCCTCACCGTCATCATCTACGACCAGACCTGCGCCGCCGAGAAGCGCCGCCGCCGCAAGCGCGGGCTTTATCCCGATCCGCAAAAGCGCGCCTTCGTCAACGAGCTCGTCTGCGAGGGCTGCGGCGATTGCTCGCAAGCTTCCAACTGCGTATCCGTGCAGCCGCTGGAAACCGAGTTCGGCCGCAAGCGGCAGATCGACCAGTCGAACTGCAACAAGGACTTTTCCTGCGTCGAAGGTTTTTGCCCGAGCTTCGTCACCGTTCACGGCGGCACGCTGAAGCGGATCAAGACCTCGGCGGTCGACTCCGGCCAGTTGTTCGCGGATCTGCCGCTGCCGCCGGCCCGCACCCTCGACGGTCCCTACAACATCCTGGTCACCGGCATCGGCGGCACCGGCGTTATCACGATCGGCGCGCTGCTCGGCATGGCGGCCCACGTTGATGGCAAGGGTTGCTCGGCGCTCGACTTCACCGGCCTGTCGCAAAAGAACGGCGCCGTCATGAGCCATGTGCGCATCGCGCCGCAGCCGGAGGACATTTCGGCAGTCCGTATCACCACCGGCGGCGCCGACGTCATCCTCGGCTGCGACATGATCGTGTCAGCAGGCCCGACGGCGCTGAGCCGCGCTGAACGCGGCGTCACCAAGGCCTATATCAACGCTGACCTTCAGCCGACCGCGAGTTTTGTGCAAAACCCCGATCTCGATTTCGAGGCGGGCGCGATGCAGGACGTACTGCGCGAGGCCATCGGCGACAAGAACCTCGACATCGTCGATGCCACCGGCATTGCTGCTAGCCTGATGGGCGACAGCATCGCGACAAACCCCTTCATGCTCGGCTTCGCCTTCCAGAAGGGCGCGATCCCGTTGTCGCTGGATGCGCTGCTCCGCGCCATCGAGATCAACGGCGCGGCGATCGAGATGAACAAGCTCGCCTTCACCTGGGGCCGGCTCGCCGCACACGACATGTCGCGCGTGCGTAGCGTGCTCCAGTTCAAGAGCCGGGCGTCCGCGCCGGCTAGGTCGCTCGACGAGATCATCGCGACGCGCGCGGAGTTTCTCACGAACTATCAGGACAAGGCCTATGCCGACCGCTACCTTGCGGCGGTCGCCAAGGTCCGCAAGGCCGAGAGCGCGGCCCTGCCCTCGTCCACGGAGCTTACCGAAGCGGTCGCGAAAAACCTGTTCAAGCTGATGGCCTACAAGGACGAGTACGAGGTCGCGCGGCTCTACACCGACGGCAGCTTTGCCAAAAAGCTGTCGGAAAAATTCGACGGCGATTTTTCGCTGAAATTCAACCTGGCACCGCCGATCTTCGCAAAGCGCGATGCAGCTACCGGTCGCCTGCAGAAGCAGGAGTTCGGCGGCTGGATGATCCACGTCTTCCGCGTGCTGGCAAAGCTGAAATTCCTGCGCGGCTGCGCGTTCGATCCGTTCGGACGCACCGAGGAGCGCAGGAACGAGCGGAAGCTGATCGAGGATTATTTTGACATGATCGACCAGCGGATCACGGGCCTGACGGCTGCGCAGATCCCGCTACTGTCGCGGCTTGCGCGCGTGCCGGAAGCGATCCGCGGTTTTGGCCACGTCAAGGAAGGTAACATCAAGCAGGCGATGGCCGAGACGGCGCGACTGGAAGCGGATCTGGACAACAGTCGCTTTGCGGCGGCTGCGGAGTAGCCGTTAGGCGAGAGCTTTTTGCCCTGCGTCATTGCGAGCGCAGCAGCAATCCAGACCACCTCCGCGGAAAGATTCTGGATTGCTTCGCTGCGCTCGCAATGACGAGATTGTGGAACGAGCATACCGCATTCTCACTGTCGTCGCCCGGCTTGACCGGGCGACCCAGTACGCCGCCGCGGTGGTGATGAATCTCGCTGTCTCTGGAATACTGGATGCCCCGCCTTCGCGGGGCATGACAGCGGAGAGGATGGCTAAACCGGCGTTCTCATGGCGACTGGCACCGCAGCCGACGTGCCCTCCGCCATATGCCGCCCAGCGATGTATCCGAACGTCAGCGCCGGCCCCAGCGTGATGCCCGGCCCCGGATAATTCCCGTTCATGATCGAGCCCATGTCGTTGCCGCTGGCATAGAGGCCCGCGACCGGCGTGCCGTCCTCGCGCAGCACGCGCGCCTGCGCGTCCACCCTCACGCCGATGGCGGTGCCGAGATCGGCGGGATAGATGCGCAACGCGAAAAACGGCGCGCGCAGGATCGGTGCGACACAGGGGTTTGGCTTGCGGCCGATATCGCCGAGATGGCGCTGGTAGATGGTGCTGCCGCGGCCGAATTCGGGATCCTGACCGTTCGTCGCATTGGCATTGTAGTCGGCGACCGTCGCGGCGAGCGAGGACGGGGCAACGCCGATCTTCTCGGCCAGTTGCGCGATGCTGGGGGCCTTGATCAACTCGCCGCTCCTGACATAGCGCCGGACATTCCAGGTGAAGGGCCTTATACGGCCGAGACCATAGGTCCACAGGAAATCGCGGTCGCAGATCAGATGGAAGGGACGATCGGGCTCGCCATTGCCGTCGCGGAGCATGCCGAGCACGAACTCATGATAGGACAGCGCCTCGTTGACGAAGCGCCGGCCGGCCGCATTGACGGCGATGATGCCCGGCTTGGCGCGGTCGGTCACCGTGTGCGGGAACACGCCGCGGCTGCCGTCGTCGCGCCGGAACAGCGAGGCCGGAACCCAATAAGCGGAGCTTGTCGCGTCAGTGTTGAGCGCGGCGCCGCTTGCGGTCGCAAGGCGCAGGCCGTCGCCGGTGCCGGCAGCGCTTGTCGCCGACACGAATCCTGCAGCCGGAGGAAAGAAGCGCTTGCGCAAGGGCGCATCGTGCGAGAAGCCGCCGGTCGCGAGCACCACACCGCGGCGCGCCGCGATGGTGCGGTCGCGCGAACCGTGGCGGATCGTCACGCCGCTGACGCGGCCGCCTTCGACGACGAGGTCCACGACGTCGGCGCTGAAGAGCATCTCGACCCGCCGCGCCAGCAGCGAGGCATAGAGCCGGGCGGCGAGCGCATTGCCGAGATGCAGCGTCGTGCCGCGCGGGGCGCGCAGGCGCTGCAGGGCATATTGCGAGAGCAGCCGCACCGAGCGCAACGTCGAGCGAAACGATTTTCCGATCCGGCGCAGATGCGGGATGTCGAGCCGGTTCACCATCATGCCGCCGAACAGCGTGAATTCGGGCAGCGGCGGCCGCAGCCGCGCGAAGCCTGGACCGAGCCTGGTGCCGTCAAACGCCACCGGCTCCAGCACGCGACCGCCCGTGGTGGCGCCAAGCCGCTCCGGATAATAATCGGGATAGGCCTTCACCGGCTGCAGCCGGACTTCGGTGTTGGCTTCGAGATACGCGATCGCCTCGGGGCCGCGTGCAAGGAAGGCGGCGCGCAGGCTGGCATTGGCTGTTTCGGGGACGGTGCTCGCGAGATATTGGACGGCATCCGTGACGCTATCGGAAAGCCCTACCTCTTTCATCTTGCCGTTGGCGGGAATCCAGACCATGCCGCCCGACCACGCGGTGGTGCCGCCGACGAACGCGGTCTTCTCGATCACGAGCACACGCAGGCCTTCGACGGCAGCGACGGCCGCCGCCGTCATGCCGCCCGCGCCGGCGCCGATCACGACGACGTCGTAGCTCTCCTGCGCCGGCATCATGCGGCAAACGTCCCTGAACGAGGCATGGCACCGTCATACCTCGCCCGGACAACGGAATGCTAGCGGGCCGGCTTGCGCTCGATCGGATCGATGTCGATCGCCCGTAGGCGGCCGAGCCGCAGCACGTCCATAGCGAGGCGCCGGCCGATGCGGTCGCGGTCGAGCACGCGGATCAAATCGTCGACACCGTTGATCTCGACGCCGTCGAGCCTGATGACGACGTCGCCGGGCAACAGCCCGGCCTTCGCCGCAGGCCCGTCCGGCTCGATCTGGGCGAGCAGCGCGCCCATCTTGTTCTCGACACCGGCCAGCACCGCGTGCCGCCGCGGGATCGGCGCGGTCTGCCCGGCGACGCCGATATAGGCGCGGCGGACATAGCCATGGCGGATGATCTCCGACAGCACGAATTGCGCCGTGTTGCTCGCAACCGCAAAACAGATGCCCTGCGCACCACTGATGATCGCCGTGTTGATGCCGATCACCTCGGAATGCGACGACACCAGGGGTCCGCCGGAATTGCCGGGGTTGAGCGCAGCATCGGTCTGGATCACGTCCTCGATGGTCCGCCCGCTCACCGAGCGGATGGAGCGTCCGAGCGCGGAGACCACACCGGCGGTGACCGTGGACTCGAACCCCAAGGGATTGCCGATCGCGATCACGAGCTGGCCGCGACGCAGGCCCTTGGAGTTGCCAAGCGCAGCATAGCGGAGGTCGCGAACGCCATTGGCGCGCAGCAGCGCAAGGTCGGTGTCGGGATCGACGCCGAGCACCCGGGCGTCGCCGACATTGCCCTCGATATCCCTGAGCCTGATCTCCTTGGAGGTACCGACCACATGGCTGTTGGTCAAAACCAGCCCATCCGGCGAGATCACGATGCCGGAGCCGAGCCCGCCGCGTTCGCGGCCGTTCGGCACCTTTGGCCCGGTCTCGACGCGCACCACGGCCGGGCCGACGCGCTCCGTCACGCCGATCACGGCGTTGGAATAGGCGTCGAGCAGGTGCTGGTCGTCAACGGGGGTGGCTTGGACGGGTTGCGGCGGCAGGCTGCCGCCGCTGATATCTGACGTAAGATCTAACATGGCGAATTTCCTTCGCGCGTCAGATGGATACGCCGAACTTATAATGCAACGCGGCCGCTCTTCACGAAGCGCTTAACTGACCTGACGTAGCTTCCGAACTCGCGCCTTGACGGGATCGAGCAGCGACCAATCGCCGTCCTGGAGCGCGTACCCCTGGGGGAATGGCGCGCGCAACTCGAGCCCGAGCGAGCGCAGCACGCGGTCGTCGCGGTAGTAGCATTGCAGCACGACGCGGACGAGAGTCGCGGCCGCAGCGCCGCTCGACGCGCGGAACTGCTCGATAACCCCGTCGCGCGCGGCGGGCTCGATATCCGCGAGCGGCATGCCGGCGAGCCGGGCGAGATGGTCGAGTGCCTCGGCGACCAACTTCGCATCACGGCCAAGGGTAGCAAGAATGTCGGCCTGAATGGCATCGTCATCCGCGCCCGGCACGCGATACTCCTCGCTCGCCGGGATGATCATGGCGGCGACGGTGCGCAAATCCTGACGCTGCCGCGGCGTAAGCGTGATCTCGGGCATGAAAATCCCCTAGTCGAAGAGATTGGCGAGGCGCTGCTTCATCTGGTCGGCGACGTAGAGCGCGATGGCCTGGATGGTCGAGGTCGGATTGACGCCGCCCGAGGTGACGAAGACGCTGCCGTCGACGATGAAGAGATTCTTCACGTCATGCGAGCGGCCCCATTCGTTGACGACGGAGCGTTCGGGGTCGGTGCCCATGCGCGCGGTGCCGAGCAGATGCCAGCCGCCCCAGGGAATCGGGCTGTTGACGCAGATGTCGGTGGCCCCTGCGGTCTCTAACACCTCGCGGCCGCGCGCCAGCGCGTGCTCCATCATCTTCCGGCTGTTTTCGCTGATGGTGTAGTCGATCCTGGGCGCGGGAATGCCGTGGCTGTCCTTCAGGACGGGATCGAGCGTGACGCGATTGTGCTCCTCCGGCAGATCCTCGCAGATCGCGGAGAAGCCAATACGATGGCCGTTGAGCTTGCGGAACACGCGGTGATGGTCCGGTCCCCATGGCAGAATGCCCTTCTGCTCGCTCACGACCGCCTCGAACACCGGCCCTGCGCCGCGAACGAACTGGACGCCGTAGCCGCGGACGAAGCCGCGCGACAGGTCCGTGTCATACCATTCCTTGCTCCACAGGCAGGTCGGTGGTGCGCGATTGGAGTCGGTCGGCTCCTTCACATAGCCGTAGATCTGCGCGTAGGGGTGGAACATCAGGTTCTTGCCGACCAGGCCCGACGAATTGGCAAGCCCGTTCGGGAAGCGGCCGGATGCCGAGTTGAGCAGCAGCCGCGGCGTGCCGACGCCGTTGCAGGCGATGATGACGACATGCGCCGGCTGAAACTGCTCGACGCCGTCCTTGTCGTAGTAGACGACGCCCGAGGCCATGCCATTGTCGTCGGTCGTGATCTCACGCACCCGGCAATGGGTACGCAATTCGACGCCGGCGCGGATCGCCTGCGGCCAATAGGTGATGTCGGTCGATGACTTTGCACCCTGTGCGCAGGCCGGCGTGCAATGGCCGAGATTGATGCAGCGCGCCCTGCCCTCGTAGTCCATCGTCGCGACCGTCGTATCCGAGGGCCACCAGTGCCAGCCGAGCTTGTTCATGGCCCTGCCGATCAGCGGGCCGGACAGCCCAAGCGGCTGCGGCGGCATCGGCGGATGGGTCAGCGGCGACAGCGGATCGCCTGATAGTCCTGACGTCCCCATGATGCGGTCGTTCTCTTCGAAGAACGGCACCAGCATGTCATAGTCGATCGGCCAGTCGTCGGCGACGCCGTCGAGCGTCTTCACCCTGAAATCGGACGGATGCAGCCGCGGCCAATGCGCGGTGTACATCACCGTGGAGCCGCCGACCGCGTTGTAGTTGACGACCTTGATCGGCGAATTGTCGTCGTTGATCGGATAGTCCTCGGGCCGGCCGCGCACGTTCGGGCTGGTCGCCCACTCGCCGTAGAACTTGGCTTCCCAGTCGCGACCGGTGCTTGGATATTCCGCCGGGTTCATCCAGCCGCCCTGCTCGAGACACAGGATGTGCATCTTGGTCTCGGCCAACGACCACGCGACGGCGGCGCCTGATGCGCCCGCGCCGATGATCAGGACGTCCACGGGGTCGTTCATGCCGGTACTTCCTCCCGCCCTCGCCGCTTCCCGGGCGATTCGGCCACTCTCGGTCTGCTTGCAGCGCCAAACGATAGGGGCAGAGCGGCGGGCGAGTAAAGCCGCCCGCCGAGAATGTCGCACTTCGCTGAGCGCAGACCATTGGTCTTGCCATATCCGGATGCTAGGAACGGGGCGAAAAGTACAAATCGATAGCGAGACCGCATGTCCTTCAGAAATTTCCTTGCCGCAGTCGTTCTGGTCGTCGCGGGATGTCTCGCTTCGGCCGGCCCGAGCCAGGCCGTGACCGGGACCGCCACGGTCCGCGATGCAAACTCCATCCAGATCGCCGACGTCACCTACCGGCTCGACGGCGTCGATGCGCCGGAACTCGACCAGGTCTGCATCGACGACCACGCCGACCCCTGGACCTGCGGCCTCGAGGCCCGTGACCAGCTCACCAAGCTGATCAAGGGGCGCTCGGTGCGCTGCGACGACGTCGGGCCCGAGAAGAACTTTGGCAAGCGGCACCGCGCCATCTGCACCGCCGACGGCGACAAGACCACGCTGAATGAGCAATTGATCCGGCTCGGCTACGCGATCGCCCGCGAGCCGGTGAAGGTGAACGTGAAGCCGGCCGCCGCCGAGGCCAAGACGGGATCAGTCGGCATCTGGAAGGGTTGCTTTGTTGCGCCGCAAGAATTCCGCACCGGCAAAAAGGACGGCCCGCTGCTCGGCACCGCCTGCCGCGCCGACCGCGACAAGGAAATCCGCGCCGCGCTGTTTCCGGAGGAGCTGACGATGCCACCGAGCTGCAGCATCAAGGGCAAGCTCGCGGTGCGTGCCCGCGTCACCGGCAATATCGGCATCTATCATTTGCGGGGCTGCCCGAGCTATGCGGGTACGACCAAGCCGGACCGCTGGTTCTGCTCCGAGGACGACGCCCAGGCCGCGGGCTTCCGCAAGGCCTACAACTGCCGCCGGCCGAAGTAAGCGCCCTCGCCCCGCTCACTGCATCCTCATGATCTGATCCATCGGCGGCATGTTCGCGTTCAGATGCGACATGATCCAGACCGAGCCGCCGACCACCAGGAAC from Bradyrhizobium arachidis carries:
- a CDS encoding indolepyruvate ferredoxin oxidoreductase family protein; translated protein: MTLMQVELEDKYRLEAKRIYLSGTQALVRLPMLQRERDRLQNLNTGGFISGYRGSPLGMYDHALWRAKSHLAQHDIAFVPGLNEDLAATAVWGSQQVGLFPGAKVDGVFGIWYGKGPGVDRSVDALKHANAAGTSRHGGVLALAGDDHGCQSSTLAHQSEQVFAAALIPVINPSTLQDYLDLGLYGFALSRFSGCWVGFKAIGETVESSASIYSDPARIQIKIPDDFEMPPDGLNIRWPDPPLEAEKRLFGPKMAAVQAFARANQLDRIMLDSKPARLGIVATGKAYLDLRQALADLGISEKDAQDLGLRIYKVALTWPLEESGARRFAEGLQDVLVVEEKRGFIEDQLMRILYNMDASKRPSIAGKRDESGATLLPSEGELTPTLVAAALVARLRRLGHQSPLLEQRLARLEAFEKPFTASAPIKLSRTPFFCSGCPHNTSTRVPEGSRAMAGIGCHGMALSMPARRTDLISHMGAEGVSWIGQAPFTSEQHIFQNLGDGTYTHSGLLALRAAAAAGISITYKILYNDAVAMTGGQPAEGSFNVAQIAHQVWAEGVKRLAIVSDDPEKYPAGNYFPQGASVHHRRELDAVQREMRDIKGLTVIIYDQTCAAEKRRRRKRGLYPDPQKRAFVNELVCEGCGDCSQASNCVSVQPLETEFGRKRQIDQSNCNKDFSCVEGFCPSFVTVHGGTLKRIKTSAVDSGQLFADLPLPPARTLDGPYNILVTGIGGTGVITIGALLGMAAHVDGKGCSALDFTGLSQKNGAVMSHVRIAPQPEDISAVRITTGGADVILGCDMIVSAGPTALSRAERGVTKAYINADLQPTASFVQNPDLDFEAGAMQDVLREAIGDKNLDIVDATGIAASLMGDSIATNPFMLGFAFQKGAIPLSLDALLRAIEINGAAIEMNKLAFTWGRLAAHDMSRVRSVLQFKSRASAPARSLDEIIATRAEFLTNYQDKAYADRYLAAVAKVRKAESAALPSSTELTEAVAKNLFKLMAYKDEYEVARLYTDGSFAKKLSEKFDGDFSLKFNLAPPIFAKRDAATGRLQKQEFGGWMIHVFRVLAKLKFLRGCAFDPFGRTEERRNERKLIEDYFDMIDQRITGLTAAQIPLLSRLARVPEAIRGFGHVKEGNIKQAMAETARLEADLDNSRFAAAAE
- a CDS encoding FAD-dependent oxidoreductase, which encodes MMPAQESYDVVVIGAGAGGMTAAAVAAVEGLRVLVIEKTAFVGGTTAWSGGMVWIPANGKMKEVGLSDSVTDAVQYLASTVPETANASLRAAFLARGPEAIAYLEANTEVRLQPVKAYPDYYPERLGATTGGRVLEPVAFDGTRLGPGFARLRPPLPEFTLFGGMMVNRLDIPHLRRIGKSFRSTLRSVRLLSQYALQRLRAPRGTTLHLGNALAARLYASLLARRVEMLFSADVVDLVVEGGRVSGVTIRHGSRDRTIAARRGVVLATGGFSHDAPLRKRFFPPAAGFVSATSAAGTGDGLRLATASGAALNTDATSSAYWVPASLFRRDDGSRGVFPHTVTDRAKPGIIAVNAAGRRFVNEALSYHEFVLGMLRDGNGEPDRPFHLICDRDFLWTYGLGRIRPFTWNVRRYVRSGELIKAPSIAQLAEKIGVAPSSLAATVADYNANATNGQDPEFGRGSTIYQRHLGDIGRKPNPCVAPILRAPFFALRIYPADLGTAIGVRVDAQARVLREDGTPVAGLYASGNDMGSIMNGNYPGPGITLGPALTFGYIAGRHMAEGTSAAVPVAMRTPV
- a CDS encoding S1C family serine protease, with protein sequence MLDLTSDISGGSLPPQPVQATPVDDQHLLDAYSNAVIGVTERVGPAVVRVETGPKVPNGRERGGLGSGIVISPDGLVLTNSHVVGTSKEIRLRDIEGNVGDARVLGVDPDTDLALLRANGVRDLRYAALGNSKGLRRGQLVIAIGNPLGFESTVTAGVVSALGRSIRSVSGRTIEDVIQTDAALNPGNSGGPLVSSHSEVIGINTAIISGAQGICFAVASNTAQFVLSEIIRHGYVRRAYIGVAGQTAPIPRRHAVLAGVENKMGALLAQIEPDGPAAKAGLLPGDVVIRLDGVEINGVDDLIRVLDRDRIGRRLAMDVLRLGRLRAIDIDPIERKPAR
- a CDS encoding GMC family oxidoreductase — its product is MNDPVDVLIIGAGASGAAVAWSLAETKMHILCLEQGGWMNPAEYPSTGRDWEAKFYGEWATSPNVRGRPEDYPINDDNSPIKVVNYNAVGGSTVMYTAHWPRLHPSDFRVKTLDGVADDWPIDYDMLVPFFEENDRIMGTSGLSGDPLSPLTHPPMPPQPLGLSGPLIGRAMNKLGWHWWPSDTTVATMDYEGRARCINLGHCTPACAQGAKSSTDITYWPQAIRAGVELRTHCRVREITTDDNGMASGVVYYDKDGVEQFQPAHVVIIACNGVGTPRLLLNSASGRFPNGLANSSGLVGKNLMFHPYAQIYGYVKEPTDSNRAPPTCLWSKEWYDTDLSRGFVRGYGVQFVRGAGPVFEAVVSEQKGILPWGPDHHRVFRKLNGHRIGFSAICEDLPEEHNRVTLDPVLKDSHGIPAPRIDYTISENSRKMMEHALARGREVLETAGATDICVNSPIPWGGWHLLGTARMGTDPERSVVNEWGRSHDVKNLFIVDGSVFVTSGGVNPTSTIQAIALYVADQMKQRLANLFD
- a CDS encoding thermonuclease family protein, which codes for MSFRNFLAAVVLVVAGCLASAGPSQAVTGTATVRDANSIQIADVTYRLDGVDAPELDQVCIDDHADPWTCGLEARDQLTKLIKGRSVRCDDVGPEKNFGKRHRAICTADGDKTTLNEQLIRLGYAIAREPVKVNVKPAAAEAKTGSVGIWKGCFVAPQEFRTGKKDGPLLGTACRADRDKEIRAALFPEELTMPPSCSIKGKLAVRARVTGNIGIYHLRGCPSYAGTTKPDRWFCSEDDAQAAGFRKAYNCRRPK